The sequence GGATCTGCGCCTGGACGGTGACATCGAGGGCGGTTGTCGGCTCGTCGGCGATGACGAGATCCGGGCGGCAAGCGAGGGCAAGGGCGATGACGACGCGCTGGCGCATCCCGCCGGAAAGGTGGTGCGGGTAGTCCATCATCCGTTTCTCCGGGGCGGGGATACGGAGCAGGGCCAGCATTTCCGTGGCTGCATCCCATGCATCTTTCTTGGACAGTTTCTTGTGGATGCGGAAAACCTCCGCGACCTGCCTGCCGATGCGGTGGACGGGGTTGAGGGCGGACATGGGCTCCTGGAATATGACGCCGATCTCGCCGCCGCGCACCTCGCGCATGCGCTTGTCGCTGGCGTGGAGGAGATCCTCGCCCTTGAAGTGGATCTCGCCGCCGAGGACTTTTCCGGAGGGCTGGGGAAGGAGCCGCATGATGGACATGGCGGTGACGCTTTTCCCGCAGCCGGACTCGCCGACGATGCCGACGGTCTTCCCGTAGGGGATATTGAAGGAAACCTGATCCACTGCGCGGAGCAGGCCGCGCTCGGTCTCGAAGGAAGTGATGAGGCGATCCACCTCAAGCAGGTTTCCGGAACTCATTCGGGCACCTCCGTTTCCTCTGCGGGTTCTTCGGTAGGTCCGGGTTCTTGGTCGGAGACGCTGTACCGGTAGTCGTCGAAGATGCGGTTCACCTCGCCAAAGCTCTTGCCATCGCGCCGCGCCTCCAGGGTTTCCTTTTCCATGCCCTCGTCGATCCAATGAACGGCTGCCTCGAAGGGTTCGTAGAGGATGGGCGGGCAGAAACGGGTTTCCTCGCAATCCGGCCAGCGCACCCAGCGCCAGCAGCCCAGCCTCACGAAGTCCACCGTGTAACCCGGGACAAAAATCGCCTCATCGTGGATGATGTGCTGGAGCTTGACGGATGCATCGCGCAGCTCTTCCACGGTGCGGGCGTTGCGGACTTTCTCACAGAGAAGGTCGGTGTCGTCCCGTCCCCAGACAAAGAGATTGTTGGTCTGGGGCTTGATGTTGCCCCTTTCGTCGCGGGCGTTGGAGGAATGCATGAACTGGTGGTAATCCGGAACCGGCGGGGTGATCACCCAGCCGGTGAAATTCATCTCATACTGCTTTAGCATGGATTTCTTGTAATCCACCGTAGATTCGTTGGAGTCCAGCCGCAGGTCGAAGCCGCAGGCCTTCGCTTCCTCGCGCAGGATCGCGAACATGCTGTCATAGTCCGGCCTCGCCCGGTAGCTGACGGAAACGGATAGCTTTTTGCCATCCTGCCTCTCAAGGATGCCGTCGCGGCCGGTGCGGGTGAAACCGGCCTTGGCGAAAGCGGCCCGGGCGGCGGATACGGAATAGCGGGGAGCCTTGATCGTGGGATCGCTGAAGAGGAGGTAGCCCTGGTTGAAGGCATCGAGCCGCTTGTAATCGCCCCGGTGGATCACATCGATCACCTTCTGCCAGTTCATCGCATGCTGTATGCCTCTCCTTACGTCCAGGTCATCGAGGAGCGGCGCGGTGACATTCAGGTAGATCCCGATGGGCAGGGCGGGGTACTGGTTGTAGAAGGTGTATCGCTCGATGTAGCCGTTGAAGACCGGATCGACCTCGGATTTCTCGTACCAGTAGTTCGGGCGTGTGAGGTAAAAGGTGTCCAGCTCGCCGGCGCGGAAGAGCTCGAAGGCCTTCGACTCGTCGCGGACGACGACGTGGCGGATGCGGTCGGGGTTGAAACGGTGTTTGTAGTATTTCCTGTCCTTCGCCCACCAGTCCTTTACGCGGGTCTGGGTGATGGAGACGCCTTTCACCACATCCTCCGGCAGCACCTCGTAGGCTCCGGTCGTAGGCGGGAAGACCCACTGGTAGCGCTCCGTGAAATCCGGGCCGTAGTCCTTGTAGAACCCGGGCTGGGAAGGCCTCAGGCCACCGGCGATGGCAGGAGCGTAAAGCTTC comes from Akkermansiaceae bacterium and encodes:
- a CDS encoding ABC transporter ATP-binding protein: MSSGNLLEVDRLITSFETERGLLRAVDQVSFNIPYGKTVGIVGESGCGKSVTAMSIMRLLPQPSGKVLGGEIHFKGEDLLHASDKRMREVRGGEIGVIFQEPMSALNPVHRIGRQVAEVFRIHKKLSKKDAWDAATEMLALLRIPAPEKRMMDYPHHLSGGMRQRVVIALALACRPDLVIADEPTTALDVTVQAQILDLLRNLQSEMNMSVMLITHDLGVIAETCDEVVVMYAGRVVESAPVDELFGNPLHAYTRALLRSIPTLDTPPKSVLPTIPGTVAGLADLTHGCRFCQRLGRKMEATRERPKFKEVQPGHRLEICKECSDL
- a CDS encoding ABC transporter substrate-binding protein, coding for MKSPLKILPIAVAAIALAGCGSDEVKAVRTSGFEDFIPQYNRYIKAWLLEQQERTSESIRDAERGMLTAEGEARESIERKLINLKREEEKWEFRLGLGDYFRFGDPSEIPQDLTWEDGMEHEEIGDPRAKKGGTMRMFIPTFPPTLRPFGDNSNNGFRGTLYDEIDMPLVGLHPKTMEMIPGIARQWAVSADGRTAYFRIDPDARYSDGVPVKAAHYIFESYLRISDDIVNPYAKQYWKEEIAGFVVYDEHTLSISLPEAKLYAPAIAGGLRPSQPGFYKDYGPDFTERYQWVFPPTTGAYEVLPEDVVKGVSITQTRVKDWWAKDRKYYKHRFNPDRIRHVVVRDESKAFELFRAGELDTFYLTRPNYWYEKSEVDPVFNGYIERYTFYNQYPALPIGIYLNVTAPLLDDLDVRRGIQHAMNWQKVIDVIHRGDYKRLDAFNQGYLLFSDPTIKAPRYSVSAARAAFAKAGFTRTGRDGILERQDGKKLSVSVSYRARPDYDSMFAILREEAKACGFDLRLDSNESTVDYKKSMLKQYEMNFTGWVITPPVPDYHQFMHSSNARDERGNIKPQTNNLFVWGRDDTDLLCEKVRNARTVEELRDASVKLQHIIHDEAIFVPGYTVDFVRLGCWRWVRWPDCEETRFCPPILYEPFEAAVHWIDEGMEKETLEARRDGKSFGEVNRIFDDYRYSVSDQEPGPTEEPAEETEVPE